One window from the genome of Ananas comosus cultivar F153 linkage group 13, ASM154086v1, whole genome shotgun sequence encodes:
- the LOC109719762 gene encoding NADPH:quinone oxidoreductase-like gives MEAKEQQTEMVVPAAAASSNSTTPTIKVAALCGSLRKASFNRGLIRCATELCDEFIPGMRVEYIDTEHLPFVNTDLEAGGTHPPVVEAFRRKIRDADCVLFATPEYNYSVPAPLKNAIDWASRPPNVWADKAAAIMSAAGGSGGSRAQQHLRQIGVFLDLHFINKPEIYIIAKHPQKKFDIEGNLIDPDIKERLKLLLLSLQAFTLRLRST, from the exons ATGGAGGCAAAGGAACAGCAGACAGAGATGGTAGTCCCGGCTGCAGCCGCCAGCTCCAATTCCACCACCCCCACAATCAAGGTCGCGGCGCTGTGCGGCTCCCTCCGCAAAGCTTCCTTTAACCGCGGCCTCATCCGCTGTG CCACCGAGCTCTGCGACGAATTCATCCCCGGGATGCGGGTGGAGTACATCGACACCGAGCACCTTCCCTTCGTCAATACCGATCTCGAGGCCGGCGGCACGCACCCTCCGGTCGTGGAGGCCTTCCGCCGGAAGATCCGCGACGCCGACTGCGTCCTCTTTGCCACGCCCGAGTACAATTACTCCGTCCCTG CTCCTCTGAAAAATGCCATCGACTGGGCCTCAAGGCCGCCGAATGTTTGGGCTGACAAGGCTGCAGCCATCATGAGTGCAGCAGGAGGTTCTGGAGGGAGCCGAGCACAACAGCATTTGCGTCAGATTGGTGTCTTCCTAGACCTGCATTTCATCAATAAGCCAGAAATATACATTATTGCAAAGCATCCACAGAAAAAGTTTGATATTGAAGGGAATTTGATCGATCCCGACATCAAAGAAcggctgaagctgctgctgttATCATTGCAGGCTTTCACCCTTAGACTCCGTAGCACTTAG